A single Anopheles funestus chromosome 2RL, idAnoFuneDA-416_04, whole genome shotgun sequence DNA region contains:
- the LOC125766099 gene encoding protein takeout-like, translated as MAVRCLLVWSLLVIATTSAAGVYERPSYILPCRRNDPEINKCIRNSLNFVKPYVSRGLPELKTPPLEPLRIEELAMENNAGAVRIKALFTDIVAQGAGNYTIKEVRSDLKKLRIDMSIAIPRVESRGKYEVIGNVLLLPVRSNGEFWTEFSDISAIAKIYGKPVERDGESFMGIDKINVDFTMKNARFKVKDHVNTQNVLGEAINQFLNQNANELIQEMRPAASQSIGKLFRKFLNDAFTNLPTRLWLLDD; from the exons AAGAC CCTCATACATTCTGCCCTGCCGACGAAACGATCCTGAGATCAACAAATGCATCCGAAACTCGTTGAACTTCGTCAAACCGTACGTGTCGCGAGGTCTGCCAGAGCTCAAGACACCGCCACTCGAACCCCTGCGTATCGAGGAACTGGCAATGGAAAACAATGCCGGTGCCGTACGGATAAAGGCACTGTTCACGGACATCGTGGCACAAGGTGCCGGTAACTACACCATCAAGGAAGTGCGCAGCGATCTGAAAAAGCTACGCATTGACATGAGCATTGCAATTCCACGGGTAGAATCACGCGGCAAGTACGAGGTGATCGGCAATGTACTGCTGCTTCCAGTGCGATCGAACGGCGAGTTCTGGACGGAGTTCT CTGACATCAGCGCCATTGCGAAGATCTATGGTAAACCTGTCGAACGCGATGGAGAATCGTTTATGGGCATCGATAAGATCAATGTGGACTTTACGATGAAGAATGCCCGCTTCAAGGTTAAGGATCACGTTAACACGCAGAACGTGCTGG GTGAAGCAATCAATCAGTTCCTCAACCAGAACGCGAACGAACTGATCCAGGAGATGAGACCGGCGGCCTCCCAGAGCATCGGCaagctgttccggaagttcTTGAACGATGCCTTCACCAACCTGCCGACGCGGTTGTGGCTGCTGGACGACTAA